The following are encoded together in the Desulfomicrobium escambiense DSM 10707 genome:
- a CDS encoding NlpC/P60 family protein → MGFRHSGQGPVDWLHVLCAFLFALALAGGGCAPKAAGPGSAGMQAPDQQTACAPVTTPENAPVPAPPREADFSAVFDEHDHLFGDMSLNGDVEDGEQEDAAMTQDSLESVEDVPSVSDIVLAQYEDWQGVRYRPGGTDYRGVDCSGLVQAIFRDAFEVDLPRSSTDQARLGEAVPKGDIRPGDLLYFIDRGRKHVGVAVNDRQFIHASRRKGVIISKFEGYWSKRLIRVRRILDEKDQDALMRKGG, encoded by the coding sequence ATGGGTTTTCGACACAGTGGGCAAGGCCCTGTTGACTGGCTGCACGTGCTGTGCGCGTTTCTCTTCGCCCTGGCCCTCGCCGGCGGGGGATGCGCCCCCAAGGCTGCGGGACCTGGTTCCGCAGGCATGCAGGCTCCGGATCAGCAGACCGCCTGTGCGCCTGTGACGACCCCGGAAAACGCTCCCGTTCCCGCTCCGCCCCGCGAGGCCGACTTCTCGGCAGTTTTCGACGAACACGATCATCTTTTCGGCGATATGTCCCTGAACGGGGACGTTGAAGACGGCGAGCAGGAAGACGCGGCCATGACGCAGGACTCCCTCGAATCCGTCGAGGACGTTCCCTCCGTCAGCGATATCGTGCTGGCCCAGTACGAGGATTGGCAGGGTGTCAGATACCGTCCCGGGGGGACCGACTACCGCGGCGTGGATTGCTCCGGGCTGGTCCAGGCCATCTTCCGGGATGCCTTCGAGGTGGACCTGCCCCGCAGTTCCACCGACCAGGCCAGGCTCGGAGAGGCAGTGCCCAAGGGCGACATCCGTCCCGGCGACCTCCTGTACTTCATCGACCGCGGCCGCAAGCACGTCGGCGTGGCGGTCAACGATCGTCAGTTCATCCACGCGTCCCGCCGCAAGGGCGTGATCATCTCCAAATTCGAAGGCTACTGGTCCAAGCGTCTCATCCGCGTCCGCCGGATTCTCGACGAAAAGGACCAGGACGCGCTGATGCGCAAGGGCGGCTGA
- a CDS encoding NlpC/P60 family protein, producing MTETLLARYEAWKGVPHRIGGTDHRGVDCSGLMQIVFREAFDMELPRTSREQSRLGQNVPPADMRPGDLVYFIDKRGDHIGVVVERGRFLHASATVGVTVSQFDAYWWPRLKRVQRVLPPSLTAAQSGF from the coding sequence GTGACGGAAACCCTCCTGGCCAGATACGAGGCCTGGAAGGGCGTTCCGCACCGCATCGGCGGCACGGACCACCGTGGCGTGGACTGTTCGGGACTCATGCAGATCGTTTTCCGGGAAGCCTTCGACATGGAACTGCCGCGCACCTCGCGGGAGCAGAGCCGGCTTGGGCAGAACGTGCCGCCGGCCGACATGCGGCCCGGCGATCTGGTCTATTTCATCGACAAGCGCGGCGATCACATCGGCGTTGTGGTCGAGCGGGGCAGGTTCCTGCACGCGTCCGCGACCGTCGGGGTGACGGTATCGCAGTTCGATGCCTACTGGTGGCCGCGCCTCAAGCGGGTGCAGCGCGTGCTGCCGCCTTCCCTCACCGCGGCCCAGTCCGGTTTCTGA
- a CDS encoding DUF2784 domain-containing protein: MLHLLAANAVLVLHLLFICLVVFGSLAVPRRPRFAFIHLPAVVWGFLVEAAGWYCPLTDLENELLRRAGQAGYDGSFMEHYLLAVIYPEGLTRGVQLALAAAVLLINGGMYGWMLARRLRNRTGPR; this comes from the coding sequence ATGCTCCATCTCCTGGCCGCAAACGCCGTCCTTGTCCTGCACCTGCTCTTCATCTGCCTGGTGGTTTTCGGCTCCCTGGCCGTGCCGCGCCGGCCGCGCTTCGCCTTCATCCATCTTCCCGCCGTCGTCTGGGGCTTCCTGGTCGAGGCCGCGGGGTGGTACTGCCCCCTGACGGACCTGGAAAACGAGCTGTTGCGCCGGGCCGGCCAGGCCGGGTACGACGGGAGTTTCATGGAGCACTACCTGCTGGCGGTCATCTACCCCGAAGGGCTGACGCGGGGGGTTCAGCTGGCCCTGGCCGCGGCTGTGCTGCTGATCAATGGAGGGATGTACGGATGGATGCTGGCCAGGAGGCTCAGAAACCGGACTGGGCCGCGGTGA